The Sabethes cyaneus chromosome 3, idSabCyanKW18_F2, whole genome shotgun sequence DNA window CTAACATGTATCGGTAAAGAAAATGAACCGGCTGCTGAATTGGAGACCGAAAATGCTATGGAAGGAGAAGTCGAGATGATGGATGAGACGCAGTTTGGAGATAAGGTAACACTACGCAAAAAACAGAAATCTGAGATTATTTCTATAGATGAAGACGATGACCCTGAGTCGGTTTCGGAAAGTTTAGGTCTGGCGAATGAAGATGAAGAGCCCTCAATGACAAAGATTAACGAAGTGATTGATCCTGAACCCCTGGAAAATAGCAGTCAGTTAAAATCTTCCGATGCAAAAGAAACAACTGTGTGGATAGATGAAAAGCCGACAGAAAAAGCGTGCGAAGAAACATTTACTAGCACTGAAGAAGCCGTTGATGATGAATTGGATAAAAATGCTGACATCAATAGTGAAGCTCATAAGGCAGGTAATTCAAAGGAAAGTCGAACTCCTGAGGTTGAGGGCATTGGCGATGTTCCTCCAAATGATGATAACGCAGAAAATACCGAATTAGAGCACAATGTAAACCCAGAAGATTTAGATAATCCGTGTGATGATGAGTCAAAAACAAAGGCAACTGGTGTTCCAAATTCACCGGACTTGGAGTCTCCTGTAGAAGATAAATGTGTTGCTCCATCGAAACAGGAGAAGATTGATGCAGTGTCAGATGTAAAAAATGATTCTAATGAAATCCAAAATGAAGATAAAGTAGTTACGTTGGACTCTGCGCCAAACGCTGAAGAACTTCTGAAAAGTAAAATGCATGAGTCTGATGAAGGTGGTAAAACAGAAGAGTTCGATGAGAACGAAGCAAAGTTAAGCGGTAAAGCAACTACATCTAGTGAGTGTAACGATGAATTATCGAGTAAGATAATTGAAATGAAGGATGATGATGTTATCATGGTAGAAAATGATTCAAATATCACTGACAGTTTAGATTCACCTAAAATCGAAAAACATGCTGAGGAAATAGGAACACATTCAACTCCAACAGAAGTCCAGTCTGGAAAAAGAGAAGATGAGCAAAAGTGTGAGCAAACTAAGGACGATGGGGCAAAAGTCGAAGCCGCAGATGTCAAATGTACAAAAGAATTATCTAGCGATACTCATAAAGAAAATGATGATGCTATTACGAAACAAAGCGATCTAAGTATCACTGACAGCTCTGATTTATCTAAAACCGGTTCAGCTCCAACGTTTACAGAGAATGAAACTGATAGTAAGCAAGATAAAGAAGGTGGAGATAAAATTGAAACCACATTGGAAGGCAATAAAGTAGGTCAAAATAGCTCAGAAAGCGAATCCATCAACCATATCGACGACACAACAACTGATAAACCTAAAGAAAGTGATGACGATGTTATCATGGTCGAAAGCGATTCAACTTCTGCTGTCACCTTAGATTCGTCTAAAATAGCATCAAACAGCAGCCAAGCAGTTTCAAGCACCGAAAAAAGTATGTCCAGCAAGTGTTTAGATGAATCATCGAGCGATAAAAGAAAAGAGAATACACCTGCAGAAAACGATGATGACGTTGTCATGGTAGAAAGTGATCCGGATGTTTCGGGCAGtactaaaactgaaaattctGACAAGGGCATTGCAACAGAATCAACTTCCACCGAACCTGTGTCAGAAAAGGACGTTGAAACCGTTGATCCTGAAGGAAAATCTAAAATACCTGAATTGGCGAAAGGCACAGACGAAAGCAAAACCGATACATTGACGGCGGATACTAAAAAATCTCAATCTGCGGAAAAAGATGATGAAATTAAAACAAGTTCGAAGGCCTCGGAGCCATCATCAGATAATAAAAATGATGCCCAATTAGAGAAAACAATTGTTCTAGATGAAAAACTAGGAGTTTTCGAAGAGAAGACTGCGCAACCGGAAGAGAAAATCCCACAACTTATTACAGGTGATTCTGACGAGGATGTAGTAATGATCGAAGATGATGATCCAGCTCCTGTGACAAAAATAATTCCAAAAACTACCCTTTCTGGTACTAAAACTGTCTCTGGTGGGAAACTTAATCTCGCTGCTCCGAAACGCGCGTCGGTGCCAGAAATCAAACCAGTAAAACCGAAAACGGTTAAGCCAGCAAGCTTCGATTGTGTTAATCCTGATTGTGCTAAGTCTTCCACGGAAACCGCACCAGCACCGAGCTTTGTGttaaatttttataatattccaaaaaaatctaaGAAGCAACGGGTATGTTTGGTTTGTTACGATCAGGTTGTGGAGAAATATGCCGTAAGTTAAAATATGCCTCAACTGTCTTCCattttattaagtttttttttattccaggAAATGAGCAATTCGCTTGTTGATCAACAGCCTCTGCTTTTCTGTAAAATGCCTCAAAAGAATGAGCTGGTGGAAATATCCGATAGCAGTGAAGAGGAAGAGGAGAATGTTCAAGAAGAGTCTGGTAATTATCATACCAATCCAACCtgtattttcattaaaaaaattttttggttattGAGTCAAATGCCCATTCAATGATTTAATTTAGTGCAAAAATAATGCTAGCCAATGAAAATAACGCTTTTCATTTGTAGGTAAACCGCTTTCCTCTGACATCATCTCTTTGGTGGAGACTGAATTACAAGACATACTAACGTCTACGTTCGAGAAAATCAACCTGAGTCAGCAAATAGAATGGACTGAGCaaataatgaaacagaaaattgCTTACAATGCAAGTGAGTAAAGTTGTTTTATTCTAGGTATTTGAAACATATAATATAAGTGAGAATTATTCCAAATAGAATTATCTGATGAGATCAACAACGAGCTGAATGAACTGCAGCGCAAGGTAGACCGCATTCATCTGAACCTTTACTCGAAATCGCGACCAAAGTATCACGATCTTCCACCATGTAATATCTACCATGAAGTCGATTTGATGAATAGGAACCAACAAACGGTATTAACGGAACTCACTAATCAGTCCGCTCAGTTGAACTCTCCTATATTTTTTCCAACAGAAAGTACAAACTTCTCAAAACCAGCTGCCGCAACCACAAAAAGCACCTGTCCCGTTACCGGTGGCTCCAAAGACCGAAGAGTTCGCCAGGCCCTCAGTCGTTATTGGacaattttattttgctgttaAGCACAAGCTACTCAGTAATTGGGCGGAATGTCAGGTCGTCGAAACAGTTAGTGTTTCTGATGTAAGTCTAGCTGTGTATTAACACAAAAATATGATATTAATAGTTTCTATTTTTGTCTTTTAGAAAACTCTTTACAAAGTTAACTTCCTACACAATCAGGGCTCGGGCAGTGCACCTGTTAAAGTTGTGCCAGCAAAATTCCTAGCTTATCGACACTCATTCAACGTAAAGCTACCACTCGGCACCCGTGTAATTGCTCGTTTCGATGCTGGAACTACTCAACCATCGTACAAGCTTACCCAGGCAAGCAAGAGTAGCTCTTTCTATCCGGGAATCATTGCCGAGTCTTTCGGCAAATATAATCGACATCGTTATTTGATTTTCTTCGACGACGGATACGCTCAGTACGTGAGCCATGGCGATGTTCGAGTTGTCTGTGAGGAATCCAAGGAAGTCTGGTTGGATATTCATCCACACTCGCAGGAATTTATTCGAAATTACCTGCTTAATTACCGCTCGCAAAGGCCTATGGTTCAGGTGAAGGTTGGCCAAAGAATCATCACGGAATGGAAAGGAAAATGGATCTACGCAAAAGTAATCGACATCGATGCCAGCTTGGTTCAGTTGCATTTTCCGGAAGACAACCGTTTTGAGTGGATTTATCGCGGTTCAACACGACTTGGTCCACTGTATCAAGAGAAGGCTCTCAGTATGAGTAAAATGAGcaacaacaaattttcaaaattccaGAAAAGAAATGAACCTTCTATCGAGTACATCACTATTGATGACGATGAAACTGATCAGAACAAAATAGACTCGAAGAAGCCGCCAACTCCTCAAGAGCAGGCCCTGCAGTCGTACCAAATGCAGAATAAGGCGCTGCAACAACAGCAGAACCTAGCAGATGCTGCCACCAATCGCTCGGTAGCGAAAAAAAGCACTTTTCACCGGGCCGTTTCCACGTCCCAGCCGTCGGCGGTGTTTATGAACAGTTCGACCATTTACTGCGAAGATGACCGCCCGAAGGGTAAAATCGTATATTACACTGCTAAAAAACATCTTCCGCCGCTCAAATATAAGCCGCATGAGTGCAACCCGAACTGTTTGTTCAAAATCACGCATAATCTCAAGTCTTACAGCCCACTGGCAAAACCTTTGCTGTCGGGTTGGGAGCGACAACTTtgcaaaatgaaatacaagaaGGTGTATGTCGTATATCGAGCCCCCTGCGGACGACGACTACGCAATATGTACGAGCTGCATAAATACCTACGCATGACTAAAGCTACGCTGAATGTCGAGAACTACGACTTTGACCCTGTGGTGCATTGTCTTGCGGAATATGTAATTGAAAATCATATCTACCATAATCCGGTAAGTATTTTAATATTCATTCTAAATTGGATTCGCATCCTATTTTCAGTTAAACGTTATGATTTCCATAGGATCTCTCGGATGGTCGTGAATTTATGGCAGTACCATGCGTAAACTATTTTGACGACACGAAACCGCCGCCGTGCGTGTACTCAACGGAGCGTATTCCAACGGAAGGTGTCAATCTTAACCTGGATGCGGACTTCCTGTGCGGTTGCGATTGCGAAGATGATTGCATGGATAAAAGCCGCTGCCAGTGCTGGCAGCTTACGATTGCCGGTGCTAAGTTTGGCAATCCAAACACGTCGCTCGATAATATTGGCTATGTTTACAAGCGACTGCAAGAGACGGTAGTTACCGGGATTTACGAGTGCAACTCTCGATGTAAATGTAATAATAGCTGCCTGAACCGAGTAGTGCAGCATCCACTCCAAACAAAGCTGCAGGTATTCAAGACCAGTAACCGTGGCTGGGGTATTCGTTGTCTGAATGATGTTTCGAAGGGAAGTTTCATATGTATCTACTCGGGACATTTGCTGACCGAGGAAGCCGGAAACATGATCTGCCAAATGAATGCAAACAAAGCTGGTGATGAATATTTCGCCGATTTGGATTATATTGAAACTGTGGAACAGCTTAAGGAGGGTTACGAGACAGACGTTGTGGAATCGGAAAGTGAACTCGATAGTGACGAGCCAGATTATGATGCTAAGCGGGACACCGATGCGTCGGACGATGACTTCACCACGAACTGCAACCCCTCGAATGCCGTCGTAAAAACAAGATCCCAGGTTAGACGAGATAGTACGAAAAAAACGGAGCCAAAATTTGATAAGGTATTCCTGAAACGTAATTTCCATCGTATTTCCACTGACAATTGTATTCAATTTCTTccagaaacagaaaaagaaggaagACACGAAAAATGGATCGGATGATGGTGATAAGTTTATAGTTTATTGCCTCTGGCTTTATTCTAAAACAGCTTTGACATTTTTTTCCAGAACGTGAAATGGTCAGTTTGGTCCCCAATGCCGAAATGATAATTACAAAAGAAGACGAAACTAATACATCTATAAAATATCGCTCGGTTcgcaaaatatttggaaaagatgaaaaaatctatattatGGATGCCAAAAAGTCCGGAAATCTTGGGCGATACTTTAATGTATGTTGAAGAATAATGTTATTATATCACGCACCGTCACTCATCAAATGCAAATTATTATTTCAGCATTCCTGTAACCCGAATCTCTTCGTGCAAAATGTGTTTGTCGATACGCATGATCTTCGTTTCCCATGGGTAGCTTTCTTTGCTCTATCCAATATTCGAGCAGGTTCGGAACTAACTTGGAACTACAACTACGACGTTGGATCAGTGGAAGGAAAAGTACTTTACTGTCAGTGCGGGGCAGAAAATTGTCGTCAGCGACTACTCTAAAAGGCACAGGTTAGTAGTACCTTTCCTGTATGTGATTGTGTCTATGTTTTGTGTTATTGTAGCAGATCCACACAAGATTGTGAGTGTTCGAtagttttaataaaaaaacgaaacatgGATTAACTTTAATGTCAACAAGCAGCAAAAATTGTATTAATATAAGTCTAATTAATAAcagatttttgttttgttcattcTCACTAAAATTTTACCAATTCTACAAATCTCTCTTTTTGAAAGAGATCTTTGTATGAGCAAACGTATTTTAATCCTATTCTTGATCCGTGTTCGTCCAAAAATGCAACAATCTTTTCGGGATGGGAACTGTCCACTTCCAACCAAAGTACACCTTCTGGGTTGAGGTGCTTTCCGGCCAGCTCCAATATTGCTTTGACAATAGTTAACCCGTCTGGTCCGCCATCCAGGGCACGTAGATCTTCGTAGATTTTTATCTCCGGTTCCAGTTCCAAAAGCTGTTGGGAAGGAACATACGGGGGATTGCTGACAATCATATCAAATTTGTGATCCGAAAATTCTTCTGGGAGTCCGTCTACAAGTTTATGTTTGAATATTCTAAGCCTGTCTGTGAGTCCTTGATTTTGGGCGTTCTCAAGCGTAAGCTCACAAGCTAATTTGCTTTGATCCACTGCCACCGCTGAAGACTGAAAAGATAGAACGCAAAAGAATACCTTTATCAGGGATTGAAGCAAATGGGGTACATTACTTTTGTTCTTAGCGTAAATTTCTCATGTCTTAGGGTGATGGTGTTAGATGAtaacttttttaatttaaacttgCTCCGTTTAACCTCAAAGACTAGAATTAATAGTTGTGTATGGTGAAATGATTATCAACGAGCTAGTGTACATGAAACTGTGTTCTGTGATCTAAAACCTACCAAAGGAACGTGCTTTAATATCGAAAGTACTATTGCTCCACTACCACAACCTATCTCTAGGAATCTCAGCTGACGTTGTGTATCGATTTGCTGTAAAATAAGTTCCACAAGCTCCTCAGTCTCCGGCCGTGGAATAAATACCGGTGGAATCATCTTCAGGGTAATATCCCTAAATTCCCACTCGCGGATTATATACTGAACGGGCATCCGCGCGAGGCGGCACTGGCACAGCTCGTCAATTTTGCTCAATTGACTATCGTTTAGTATAAGATCTCGGCTCTTACGAACTTCGTCTAACGACTGTAGTTGCAAAACGTGAGCTAGTATATTGACAATAGATGACCCAGCTTCAGGAATGTTTTCAGACTTAAATCGGGACTCCCACTTTTCGCGCACACTTTCCACGGAGAATGCCTTAGCAGTACGCAAAGCTTCGGAGCAGAACTCCTGCCGGACTAGAACGTTAATGCTAGGTTGATATTTTAACAACCACGGAATCGAACGCAACATTTTTGCACTCCTTGTGATGTTGCCGATGATAGTAATTAGTTTATACTGCTTAAACTGGCTTATTTTAAAGCTAAAAAAGAATGCTCTTTTCACTTTTCTGTCATCTTTTGGATGACTGTTTTAAATTTGCCTTTATGTGTTACAtaccaataattattttttacaaaaattaaaatttatattgTGACAAATTATATTACATTTATGCTTATGTTTCCACCTTTTCATGCAGCATCATAGTTGCCAGATTTTCAGATTCATCGAATTCAAGTCAATGATGCGAATTtaagttttgtatttacaacATGACGTCACAAATAAACGCGACTTATCACTTATTTCACATCCGTGGCCATTGCGGAAATTCCATCTTTTTCACAGGTAAGCAAATTAGTTGGGCCGACTGAAGAAGCAGTTGAGTCGCTCATGTAAGGTTTGGCGCGATAGGTGGAAATCGAAGATGGATCAACTTTGTCAAACGTCCTCTGGAGACCGTCGAGGGCTCCATATTTACTGTAGTTCGTATACGGTGGCTTGACATTCTCAACATTGCACTATTTCAAAGGGATCTAGGCTGCACAATAAGGCTGATTCGCTCAAGAATTTGAGGGCAGTCTATTTTTCGCAGAGTGTTGGTGACTAGCAGGGTTTTAGATGTATCCCTCCGTATGCAGAGGCTACCCAGGTGGATCAGCAGATATCGGTTTTCATAGCTCGGTGACGATTTCACTAGGCTAATCGGTGACGAGCAAAACGCAGGAAGTGGTGCTGTACGGATTCGATTCGTTCTGAACTTTTGTGGTAGTTCGGGTTCCAGACCGCAGAACAGTACACCAGCGGCAATCTGACCAGGGAGCAGTGGACgtcttccttttcttttttctttttttttgttagattatagtcactttaacaccttGGGTCATTCGTTacgtgacttctgcggagttgggatttgaacccgggttctcGGCGTGAGAGACGTGAATACTAACCACTACAACGGAACTGACTCCCAGTAGACGTCTGTGAAACTTTTGGCGATCCTGAAAATGAATCCCAGGGTCCTGGAGGGTTTGTTGACGATATAAGATATACgctataaacatacatatacatGATATATACAGCTAGGTCTATGATATGTATAGGGTTACCAAGtcggaaaattacaaaaaccggcccgTGGATCTTGCCTGCATAAACTGCGGGGGCTATGGGGAGGGGGGAGGGCTTTGTGGCAGCATATTATTAGAGGATTTGCTTGGAATGTGTAACGTGCGTTAATTATTATTTGGGTAGTCGtcggaatcgaaaccacaacCAATGTTCgttggattattgaagataacaTAGCTCGTTTCAGAGTgacaactagttgcttctggtgctggtgaACAATTTagtgtatattaccgccagaagcaaagtattgtcactgcaaaactggctatctacaATGATTcattgctcaggattgctaataaatttatcagaaaatttaacaaatcaggcaaaaagtaccaatccggcTTCAAAAGTTGGAAACCGGCCTTTTTgtaggattgaccggccaccggcttagCAGGAGAAAACCCGGTCGgatcggccaaaaaccggccacttagCAACCCTAATGATATGATCGACCCGCTCGATAGTGCTCGATAGCAGCGTGTAGTTAAAAATAAcggcccagataacacaaaatcgtaatagaaagttcacattaaatcgttttcatgtcaatttcacattggaattgtataatgattagagtatgtcaaatctaagtgaacaataagttgttttgcagtcgtgcgtgccttcatatacaattcatgactgtgaattataaagcaggataggcgattgcaatatttgattatatcttaatcatatattcaggagtatttagttgcgtgttataaaaactacgcaaaatagaattacaactaattgacaaagctttcgcacgtatatcgcctccactttggtacatatatgttcttatatggcgtgaaatataactttttcgttcagatatgatttcgtatatctcagttgcaatcgagatatacaaaccaaatggtttactgggggcGTCTTTTTTACGTGAGAAGGATATTACAGAGCACTTTGAGGAATTTACAACCATTCTGTTTAAGGTACACCAATTAGCGAAGACATCTAACTGATGTTGGACTGCGAGGCAGTCTTCAGTTGAGCATATACgggaaaatatttttaggtaatCAATCGGCATGTGATAATCGTGGTCCTTCAAGCACGAGGTTAACGTCATTGAAATAGAGCAGGAATATGAGGGGTTCGAGATGACCGCCCTGCGGAATACCCGAGGTGGCACACACTGTATTGGATCTACAATCTCCAAATGCAACCATCAGCTGACGGTCAGTTAGATAAGAACGGAATCGTCGCAGGAGAGTTCTGCTTATCCCAAGCCTTCCGAGTTTAGCGATTGCAATTACGTGACTAAGCTTATCGAAGGCTGCTGACAGGTCGgtatactgccgtgaatcgcatattactcccacagggtgtcgattacctggaaaatcagggaaaacctggaaatgtcagggaaattcgtttcaacctggaaaagtcagggaatgtcagggaatttcatttgaagtcacGGATTTTTGGcatgggaagaaaatataccggaaAAGTTATGGCATCGCCTTCAAGTATCCGGcacctttttatttaaggtcATTGCGTGTGCCCAAATCAAATAGAATATGACATGTTATTTTTACTTGCATTCTGCTATTCTGCTGTGTACAAATCAACGGTTGGATCGATTTGATCGGTTTTGGGTTTAAAGCGAAGTGCTAACAATCTAAttgattattattaatattttttggattCCTCGATATTAATGGAATATTTAGATCAAAAGTTGTGTATAGAAATTTGCTTCTTTTGTACAGATGTACATAAAAAGTTCATACCAGATTGGTGGATGTTGACACGCAAACCGCATACTTTGATGGAAGAATCCTTCTTCTGTTTTCACTGCGGTCAATTCAGCAAGATTGTTAAAACACTCTTCGATGCTTGGAGAACAAATATTCATTTATATTTAGAAAAAAACAGCATTTAAAACAAGCAAATTTTGCCTCTAGATAATTCCAAACTTCCGGACCGAGATCGGACAGTAATTGGAACGAGGACTAATCAAACTGTACCAAGatcagtctgtaaaaattagctACGATATTCAACCTGAACGAGTCAGAACCcggaatttaatttttattctcatgTCGAACACTAGTGAAAACCCACGCTTTAAGCATATTCGAATGAAAGACCATCTCAGCCTCAACATTCTGACAACAAATCAGTCATATCTTTGAAACTAGACTGCGAGCAGAGAGTCGATAGAGTCGCAAAcccgaaattttcctgaatatcaAAAGTTGGCTGCAAGTACCTAGGTCGAATAAAAGCAAATAATGCAACGATGCTGCGTTGCTCGATTCATCGTTATGTCATTTGTCATCAAAAGTTTTTAAATTCCTGACGAACAATTATTTccgtaaattttcccaacaaatcGAAATAGCTGCTCAGACAAATCGGGCTTGGGGTCAGAAAGTTTCTTCTAATCAACTTCTTCAACAACAACTTCTATAtttattgttttgcatagtTAAATGTTTGAAACGGATTTACCTATTCATTACATGTGATCAAATAGACAAAACGGCTTATCCCACCACCTTTTGGCAATTGGATAAACCAGCAGACTACTTTCATTTTTCCGAAAAGACatcttgcaatttttatttagctcaattctttaatttcgatgtgcgttaattaagttcgaattagttttaattttgcacATAGAAATTTCGCATTTAAagatgaaaaggaaaaacgaacttattagaaaataataatttaagagtaaacaaccaattaagccaaatgaacactttaaaaagggaaattaacgagatattttgcgtctgaatttttttgaaatatacctggaaaaacctggaaaagtcagggaattttattttcactgaataatcgacaccctgctcccattttctatggagtttcctatataaatgggacagttatgcaCCATTGCAGACATAGGCACAGCAAATTGGTAGCAGTGAATCGACCAGGGAGGAATCCAAGCTGATCCACGCTGATTATTTGCAATGTGAAAAAAGAGGCTCCATGACGATCTGCTCGAACCACTTCGAGACGGCATTTAACGATGTAATTCCTCGGTAGTTGTCCACATCTTGCTTGTTGCCTTTCTAGTGTACAGGAAACATATAAGCAGATTTCCAGCAAGAATACCACTGGAGATGGAATTCTGGAATGTTCTCTCTCAAATTAAGTCACCGAAACTTAAAAAAATTGGCAACTCTGTATATTTCATGCTACTTACTTACGTCATTGTTGGCTCTTGTCTGTAAAACTGGTAAAACCACCCCataggcaggcaaccatgttttcgctgccaacatctcgtgtgtgtgaaaatgagatagcatgtcagcactgcgtttcactcaactgccagcagtctgatttgggcccgctgtcaaattttgagcccaggacatgctgtcgctgacgttcactgcagctcgttatagagatgtcaatggggtgggtaaaactaaaaaaaattacaaaaagaaaaaaaacaaacgagaaaAGTAAAAACTCGCGAGGAACCGAAGGAACCACGAAATTCAAAAGATTAGCAAAGGCCAAAGTCACTGCCAAAACACAAACGGTTTTTAAAGTGGTGTTAATAATACGGAATTTTTTCTCTACCGAAAAAGGAATAGTGTTATGTCGTACTTATCAAATTTTACAGCCGACACAGGTAAAACCATTTTGATCGATGTTTTGAAAACGGTAAACCAATCGGAAAATGCGAAGAAACTGTCGGAGGCTAAGGCTAACTCAGGCAAGGAAATGATCAAAATGATGCAGTACGTCTTCCCACTTGTAATGCAGCTGCAGATTACCGTCATCAAGGAATACGGGTTCCCACCAAACCGGGAAGGATTGGTTCAATTCGAGCAAATTATTCGGGAATTCGAACGAGAGGATGTGGATATCGCTAGGCTGCGATCGCAAATACGATCGATCTATCTGCCTCCAATAAATATTAACAGCACTAATGATGTGTTGATTTAGGATGCATATTTGCTAACTGCGTGGACGTCATATGTATTAGCCACGTCTTATTTGTATTTTAAGCATAGCATGGAGAGAGTTATTCGCTTTCATAGTTGCTTCGAACTCAGAACATTTATATTTATTCAAGACTGAAAACCTACAAATAATAACCAGTTTATATATGATCGTGAAAATGAAATGTAATACTGAAATAACGTTTGAAACTGCCAGCAAAATATGAACACAGACAGCGAATATGCTGTTAACATTGAAGACTCAACTTTCGTTATTCTTGGTATATTTTATAGCGCGTAGATTTATGATTAAGCAATTTAACTATACTCGAGATTTtca harbors:
- the LOC128742256 gene encoding histone-lysine N-methyltransferase eggless — encoded protein: MDLQADSVPVAEVSTSNNDGEVSMPVESMIFEKSGEEVDTIQTSENNESAIVGEENAELPLLTCIGKENEPAAELETENAMEGEVEMMDETQFGDKVTLRKKQKSEIISIDEDDDPESVSESLGLANEDEEPSMTKINEVIDPEPLENSSQLKSSDAKETTVWIDEKPTEKACEETFTSTEEAVDDELDKNADINSEAHKAGNSKESRTPEVEGIGDVPPNDDNAENTELEHNVNPEDLDNPCDDESKTKATGVPNSPDLESPVEDKCVAPSKQEKIDAVSDVKNDSNEIQNEDKVVTLDSAPNAEELLKSKMHESDEGGKTEEFDENEAKLSGKATTSSECNDELSSKIIEMKDDDVIMVENDSNITDSLDSPKIEKHAEEIGTHSTPTEVQSGKREDEQKCEQTKDDGAKVEAADVKCTKELSSDTHKENDDAITKQSDLSITDSSDLSKTGSAPTFTENETDSKQDKEGGDKIETTLEGNKVGQNSSESESINHIDDTTTDKPKESDDDVIMVESDSTSAVTLDSSKIASNSSQAVSSTEKSMSSKCLDESSSDKRKENTPAENDDDVVMVESDPDVSGSTKTENSDKGIATESTSTEPVSEKDVETVDPEGKSKIPELAKGTDESKTDTLTADTKKSQSAEKDDEIKTSSKASEPSSDNKNDAQLEKTIVLDEKLGVFEEKTAQPEEKIPQLITGDSDEDVVMIEDDDPAPVTKIIPKTTLSGTKTVSGGKLNLAAPKRASVPEIKPVKPKTVKPASFDCVNPDCAKSSTETAPAPSFVLNFYNIPKKSKKQRVCLVCYDQVVEKYAEMSNSLVDQQPLLFCKMPQKNELVEISDSSEEEEENVQEESGKPLSSDIISLVETELQDILTSTFEKINLSQQIEWTEQIMKQKIAYNAKLSDEINNELNELQRKVDRIHLNLYSKSRPKYHDLPPCNIYHEVDLMNRNQQTKVQTSQNQLPQPQKAPVPLPVAPKTEEFARPSVVIGQFYFAVKHKLLSNWAECQVVETVSVSDKTLYKVNFLHNQGSGSAPVKVVPAKFLAYRHSFNVKLPLGTRVIARFDAGTTQPSYKLTQASKSSSFYPGIIAESFGKYNRHRYLIFFDDGYAQYVSHGDVRVVCEESKEVWLDIHPHSQEFIRNYLLNYRSQRPMVQVKVGQRIITEWKGKWIYAKVIDIDASLVQLHFPEDNRFEWIYRGSTRLGPLYQEKALSMSKMSNNKFSKFQKRNEPSIEYITIDDDETDQNKIDSKKPPTPQEQALQSYQMQNKALQQQQNLADAATNRSVAKKSTFHRAVSTSQPSAVFMNSSTIYCEDDRPKGKIVYYTAKKHLPPLKYKPHECNPNCLFKITHNLKSYSPLAKPLLSGWERQLCKMKYKKVYVVYRAPCGRRLRNMYELHKYLRMTKATLNVENYDFDPVVHCLAEYVIENHIYHNPDLSDGREFMAVPCVNYFDDTKPPPCVYSTERIPTEGVNLNLDADFLCGCDCEDDCMDKSRCQCWQLTIAGAKFGNPNTSLDNIGYVYKRLQETVVTGIYECNSRCKCNNSCLNRVVQHPLQTKLQVFKTSNRGWGIRCLNDVSKGSFICIYSGHLLTEEAGNMICQMNANKAGDEYFADLDYIETVEQLKEGYETDVVESESELDSDEPDYDAKRDTDASDDDFTTNCNPSNAVVKTRSQVRRDSTKKTEPKFDKKQKKKEDTKNGSDDEREMVSLVPNAEMIITKEDETNTSIKYRSVRKIFGKDEKIYIMDAKKSGNLGRYFNHSCNPNLFVQNVFVDTHDLRFPWVAFFALSNIRAGSELTWNYNYDVGSVEGKVLYCQCGAENCRQRLL
- the LOC128742257 gene encoding MTRF1L release factor glutamine methyltransferase, with amino-acid sequence MLRSIPWLLKYQPSINVLVRQEFCSEALRTAKAFSVESVREKWESRFKSENIPEAGSSIVNILAHVLQLQSLDEVRKSRDLILNDSQLSKIDELCQCRLARMPVQYIIREWEFRDITLKMIPPVFIPRPETEELVELILQQIDTQRQLRFLEIGCGSGAIVLSILKHVPLSSAVAVDQSKLACELTLENAQNQGLTDRLRIFKHKLVDGLPEEFSDHKFDMIVSNPPYVPSQQLLELEPEIKIYEDLRALDGGPDGLTIVKAILELAGKHLNPEGVLWLEVDSSHPEKIVAFLDEHGSRIGLKYVCSYKDLFQKERFVELVKF
- the LOC128743449 gene encoding protein C10, whose amino-acid sequence is MSYLSNFTADTGKTILIDVLKTVNQSENAKKLSEAKANSGKEMIKMMQYVFPLVMQLQITVIKEYGFPPNREGLVQFEQIIREFEREDVDIARLRSQIRSIYLPPININSTNDVLI